The sequence below is a genomic window from Monodelphis domestica isolate mMonDom1 chromosome 2, mMonDom1.pri, whole genome shotgun sequence.
TCTGCATCAAGTTGATTTTTGGATCTTGGATAACTGGGATTGGAACTGGCTTCCTGCCTGCCTTAATGATCTCTGAGCTGAATTTTTGTGGGCCAAATCAAATCAATCATTTCTTCTGTGACCTCCCACCCCTGATGCAGCTTTCCTGCTCCAGTACATTCATCACTGAAATTACAATCTTCATCCTGTCCATTGCTgtactttgtatttgtttcctTCTCACTCTGGTCTCTTATGTGTTCATAGTGTCCTCAGTATTGAGGATTCCTTCAGCTTCTGGTCGGATAAAGACATTCTCTACATGTGGCTCCCACCTGGCTGTGGTCACTATCTATTATGGGACCATGATTTCCATGTATGTCCGCCCCAATGCCCATAAGTCACCTGAACTCAACAAGATCATTTCTATATTCTACACAGTGGTCACACCTTTGCTAAATCCTGTCATTTATAGTCTGAGAAACAAAGACTTCAAAGAAGCTGTCAGAAAAGTCATCAAAAGGAAGTGCAGTATGTATAGTGTATGAATAAAAATGGTCATTACTTTCAAATACAGGATACTTGGGGGCAAGGATTGTCATctgcctctttttgcatccccagcattCATCAGTCAACACATAATAGACAAGGGTCtgttaaaataatgtttattgattgattagctCTGTGACTGATTGATTGAAAGGGGGGTGATCAAGAGAAACTCAAATGACTGGACATTGAAACAACTTGGCAATAGCCACACAACCTTCACAGACTTTTACATGGCCTTAAAGATCTCTGATTCCCTTTTTGGTTGAATGTTTCCTTAAAAAGACATTGTCACTTGCACTAGGAATCTCTATACAACTAAATAGAATGTACATATAAGTAGAGGTGTTCCTGGGTGAAGGAACTTTCATATTGATAAAATCAACAGGTTCAGCTAAAAAACTTTGATGTGCTTCACTCTGTGCATTTGAATTTATATGTCTCTCAGGCACTTAGACACTTGGGAGGAGAATGTAATCTTTCTGAAACAAAATCAACTTCAGTTTTATAGCACTTATCAAAAGAGTTGTCCTATGCTGCCAGAAAGAGAACAGAGATATTTGTGGAATGTCACTGTAGAATCATAGGTCTTTAGAGATTGAGGGCATTTGAAAATTTAGACAATAAACTTAGGATCAAAAACCATAGGGTCAAATTTTCTCTTTGTACTTGATTAGGCACTTAGTGAAACGCATAGCAAGTTGCTTAAACtctttgagtttcagtttcctcatctgtgaaacacAGGTCCTACTAATACTTAGAACCCCTACCTCACGTGAATCTTTTTTGCCATGAGTCTCAAAGGACATAATGCATGCACAAcatcttgtttttaaaatgttctttgtaCTCTAATTATTACTCCTTAAATATTTGGAAGGTAGTGGCTAATTGATTtgcctctaatttttttataaagaagaaagcTATTATCAAGCCATACCTATGATTTACTGATATAATTCATTATTTTGGTAGAATTATCAGGCACTCACAGTTTATCAAAAGACCATAATAATAAAACCTTGATCCTATATTCCACAAATTAATAGACTTTGGAAACCAATGGCCCGACATAAGTTCATCTCAGGTAATTTAGATGTGGTTTTTCTTTCACCTCTACAGAGTTATACTCAGTAATTAGATAGTGCAGCTAGACGTGGAGTcattaagacctgagttcaaatctggcctcagatacttgatagctgtgtgactttggacaaatcacttaatttctatttgtctcagtttcctcaactgggttgttgtgaagactgaatgagataatatttgtaaagttctgaccacagtgcctggcacatataaggtattatataaatgtttattcccttctgtTTTTCTCTACTCTGATACCTCACTGTGGCATGAATATTTGAACTCTCAAAGCTTTGGCATGTTCTACCATTCTGGAAAGGATGCAAAATATGGTTTCTGTTACAGATGGGGTCTATTTTCCAAAGATTAAGCTAGTTAACTAGAGAGAGCCATATCAATAATAAGCTGACCAcatggttatgaatattttgaccatgaaaaaagaaaaatgcaaaatgattCTGTTCTTCACTGCCCCTTTCCATTCTGCAGGGATAGTGGTAGAGAGAAATGAGAGTAGAACTGCTAAAGAtcagacattttatattttgaataaaCTTTAATTTGACCATCAGAACTGTAATTGTGACCCAacttaatctacttattcagtgccaaatCTAcaaaactaccaaaacacttttttatagaattagaaaaaattataacaaagttcatcgaGAAGAACAagatatcaagaatatcaagggaaataatgaaaaaaaaaagtgaaggatggggacctagcagAAACAAATCTTAAACtgtggtttatatatatatatatattatataaagcagtggtcataaaagcaatatggttctggctaagagatagaagagtggatcaatggaacagagtagggataaatgacctcagcaaactaATGTTtgtaaacccaaagataccagcttttgggacaagaactcactgacaaaaactgctgggaaaattggaaaacagtatggaaaaaattacatttaggtcaacatcttacactctataccaagataaattcaaattgggcaaatgacttaaatagaAAGAGTTAAATCATaaagaaattaggtatagaatagtatacttgtcagatctgcagcaaaggaaagaatttaagaccaagtaagacatagagaacattacaaaatgtaaaatgaatgactatgattatatcaaatttaaaaagttttgtacaaaaaaaaaaacccaatgcaaccaaaacgagaagaaaagaaacaaactggggaaaaaattttataacaaaactctctgacaaaggtttaatttcccaaatatataaggaactaaatcaaatttttaaaaaatcaagccattctccagtcaaTAAATGGtccagggacatgaataggtagttttcacatgaagaaatcaaaactatcaataagcacatgacaaagtgctctaaatctctcctgattagagaaatgcaaattaaaacaactttgaggtaccactgCACAACTatcagactggtcaatatggcagcaaaagaaagtgataaatgttggtggggatgtggcaaaattgggacactaatgcactgctggtggagttgtgaattggtccaaccattctataGTGCTGCTGGGGGCTGTCAAACCCAcgctgtctgacatggtcacacgTGGAGACCAGAGTTGCAAAGCAACCCTCTGGAAAGATGGAGACACCCACTCAGCCCTACTCCATGTGATTTCTCCCACCAACTtctcttactaatggaattgctatgattattgttctctcactagcttcaggaaaaataatatgagagcaaaatacttgcatgttatctccccagAATACCAACAAAATATCATActtacaaaaccaaacccaaaagactatcatgggttaacttctgcTTATGTATATAAATCCTAACAAAACTGTGTTCAGGAATTCCCTACTCCCAGGCACAGAACAAATTCTCCTAAGCcaataatcaaatgatttgttaaaagttaatgtatcacttatccaactATTTGCATCAgaatatgtatgttgaaaaatgtagctgtgtgccaagaaaatatgtattcattggggtataaaaataaaagctaacccTGGGCCTGGTGAAGCAGTTCCATGCAAAGCTTGGCCCTAGACTGATACACATAGCTGTCTTTCATCCATCATTTATGCCTTTGCCATCACACCTAACTGAGAACCCTTGAAGTCGTGAGCAAGGCAGACCCTGAACTCATGGCAGAGTGCAATTTGGAGTTTtgcgcaaagggctttaaaatagtGACTACCCTTTGATAAAGCCATTACACTgttgtgtttgtaccccaaagagataatatggaaaaagacttatacaaaaatatttgtagccacactctttgtggtaacaaaaaaaattggaaaatgagagggtgtccatcgattggggaatgtttgaacaaattgtggcatctgattgtgatggaatactattgtactgaaaggaataatgaactagagaaattccatgtgaactggaaagacttccaggaattgatgcagagtgaaaggagaagaactaagagaacaatgtatacagagactgatacactatggtaaaCTCAAATGtaaatagacttctctactagtggcaatgcaatgacccaggacaagccagaggaacttatgagaaagaacgctattcacatccagagaaagaacagcaggaacagaaaagcaggaataaaatatgattgatcacgtggttcaatggTGATATGACTGAgggtttgatgttaaaagatcactgtactatagatatgaataatgtggaaatgggttttgaacaatgatacatgtataacccagtggaactgcttgtcagttccaggagcaGGGGAGGAAACGTGgggatcatgaattatgtaaccatggaaaaatattctaaataaatagttTAAAGATGAACTGTAAATGCTAGATTCTTGTCCAATAACAACACATAGTCATTTTTCTGGAGGAACTgaatcatattaattttttactCTCTTGCTATAAGTAAAACTAAAAGAAGGGAATTACAGTTAAATGGAAGGCTGACCTAAAGATCCTCCTTGGAGAAGCAAAGAGAGGAGTTGAAAGAGCAGGTTTCATAGTAACAAGgacaagaaatattatttcacgGAATATTTTGTTGTCCAGTATGTACTTATGGtaattatgaaaatatgaaaatgattATAGTTTGTATACCAACATTAAATACTAAGCATTAAAGAAATCCTAGAAATAATTTGATAAAATCTTCCAAATTAAAGCAATTTGCTGATATTTTGTAGCttcaatgaaaatgtaaaaaaaaatgaagatgagaagATATATTCAGGAAGACATGACTtaggaagaatgagagagagagcaaagcCTTGTTGATTACACAGAAGCCTTTTGCTATTATATCATTAAAACTCACTTTgagaatatttaataattaaattattatgaaaggtGTAAGAAATGTAAATTCCCACTATGCTTATTTGTTgattatgaataaaaatttgaTTCAATAGAACAAATCATCATCCTAAATTCTCTTACTATGAGATGTCTTCTATCCATACATCAACATCATTCAAGATCATTTTGAAAGATTTAGCAACAGAAATAATTTCATCCAAAGATTTATCAATTTAATCAAGTAAAGTGTAAAACTTGGAAATAAATATTCCctcaaattatttacttatttatttatttaacataaaGGAGATGTTActagtgaagaaaaaaaatgcttgtcaCGGGCAGATAATACAGACCCTGGGGTTCTGAAGCTTGGAAGAAGGTAGTTTTACTAAGGAGCCTCATGTTTTCATTAAAGGCTGTACTCAAATTTTTGTTATAAACTCAGATAAATTTGTAAAATCTGTACATCTTCATTAAATTGTAAAACATATACCCCAAAatgtttgggggatttttttacTTCTAGTGGGCCTAGAAATCTTGCTGTGATAAATATGTTGATATTCAAAGAAGTAGAATTGTCCCAgagatacagatttttttttaatgtacctgAAATACCAAAACACGATCTTGTACCCTAACATATATCCTGAGAGGATAAGAAATCTAAGAAATTGAGATAAATAAtgggaaatcacttaatttgAACCACATAAAAATGTATGGAGTATAATTAAGGTCAAATTTGGGGAAATGGACTATTTATCAACAGTATGCTTAAACATATAGTTTCATATGAATTATAGAATCTGTCAAAAATTGAACTCTATACTATCATATTAAATGATTGTagcaaacatataaaataaaaattgataattttttctatatttaaaaagatataatgCTTATCATGTAAGTCAAtgcaattaattatttaattttgttcaaAGTAATGTGCATACTATTCTAGGGCCAAATGTTGGAAAGTACTGGAGGTAAATTCTGGCACAACAGAGGGGGAAAGTCCTTACTATTAGCTCAGTTCAAAGATGAAATGGGAGCCCGAGCCTAAGGATCTGGGAAGATTTGATGGACCAACAGTTTGTCTTCTGAGGGTGTCTGGTCTCCTGGATTGATCAAGTCTGCTCTCCTAAAGACCTTAAGAAAAGTTTTCCTGTGATCAAACTGTGGAAGGAGTTTTTTCCTGTATCTGGATGtgtaaaggtaattttagggttgcAACTTAAATctaattaattttggtcaccaaaTGAAATCCCAAAtagaatacccaagtcagctggatatttatggtgattttaattaatatagaggaaaggaattaaggagaagcgAGACGAGGGTATAGGTCTTCTCCTGCCTGCCAGGGAAAGTTCAAAGACCTCCTccacaaggtctctgaagaagattagaggctttctaagaggataatgtttggaaggtaaaggagaaaggaatcagcctaaactttgagagagctcagttaagatgcctgacctgaactaggctactcagcttctcccagtatagtatcaaggaaaactcatcgtcaaaccagacaatagcttctaccacaccaagatgctgaaatgctcagcatgctgccagtcagagccacctctctgtgtaaagactggagagaggaagtgacgtgaaatatatagacagtttttacatcactttcctgcatctcacatgtaccaatggtagcttaaacttgacttaggacagtccagtggtctttcagttgtttctaatttgtcatttgctagcacatgtctgtcataggccatcctcctaaatacttcaTCCTTAAGTATTGGCATAGACATTcctatttttgttagactaagtagggtggaataatctaaagttcacagctGCTGGTAGCACCAGTcttacttggacatcaggacttgcttggacatctaacaacaggTCCTGGCTCTGTTTTTGGACTCCTGCTGtgatatttgggtattttattaagtttttagtttagtaacctagttagtatagtttagttagttttaaatAACAATGAGCATAAGCAAATTCCTAAGccattattcctttcccttcctaaacaataaagtagatttttatatgttttttcctcttgtgttttccttaccccaaatcctacctaACAGTTTGGCTGAGCCAGCTAGATTGAAGAATctgtttattgtatttatttattgcatGGTTGCATATTTCTCTGTATATTTAGCTAGCTAGGAGCTTAGGAGGTTACATAGAATTCTGAGGGTTGGCTTCCTGAAGGGGTTACTGAAGCTGCATCACAGACCCCAGCAGCCATCTTGGGGCAGCcatcttaagaaaaaaaactgttttgattattttaaatttaattttgatgtttttggTATATGTACAAATTACACTGTAGCAATAATCTTACAATGGAAGCTGACATGTCAGTAGACATGTTTAACAATATGTTggtattgttttttaatttattaatatatataacatattttatttttgttatgttcCCTACTTATTGTCATTATGTGTTTGCTATGGACTGTCTGAAACCACTAATGGATGTTAAGCTATGTGACATTATGATGTATGTACCCCTGACTGTAATCTGTGCCTGTGTTGTTTATAAGTCTTGTGCCTCTGTGTGCCTATGTGTTAAGTGTTTAAATTATCTGGTGACCTGGTTCAGAAGGGATGACATGAAGATGTTGGTTATGCAAATGAAAATTCAACTAGATACCGTCGAGCACTTAATAAACCTAAATATGGCACAAGGTTTTGCAAAAGATAACAACAGAGTAAACACTAATGGGAAAATCTTAAACTAGAAAAAGGGGAAGTGGCAGGAATAATTTCTTTGTGCCCACTTAGTGATATGCCAgtggtaaaacaaaatgaagtccaTAAAGTGAAAATgcataagagattttccccagaagaccttgaAACCATCAAGAAGAGAACACCTATTTTTAATGACGAATCTATTAAGGTAATTAAAGAGATGCATAGGGAAATTGATTTGTACAACCCTGACTTTAATGATTTTGCCCTACTAGTGAAGGAGGtcttgacaaagagagaaagaacctaATTTATACAGGAGACTAGAACAGATCCTTTACTGAAATCTTGGCCAGAGGATTTGAAATTAAATCCATCTGATGAGGGGGGTTATGAAACATTGGTAGAGGCAAGAGATGCAATCCTGGAGGTAATGGGAAGGTATGCCAAAAGGTCCAATTCTTGATCAAAATTTAAGGCAATCAAACAGAAGGTCTCTGAAGCTCCtgtggttttcctggaaaggataaccaAGGCAGCTGAAACTTTATTGGGGATGGATCCACTGGAAGAAAATTCAATTGCACATATTAAGAGGGTCTTTGTTAAAAATGCTGTCCCAAAGatctggaaattttaaaaaacaaattacccAGACTGGGAAGAATTAGACCTCGAGGATCTACAGAGAAAGGCTACATTATTTGATTACTAACTAGGAGGATAAGAATGATGAGAAAGATAATGTTGTTGAGGacttaaaacagaaattgaaagaagctGAATCAAAGGCCAGAGacagtgaaatcaaagaaataaaagctgtggCTGCATTAAGATCTGTACAGCCAAGGTATATTAATAATTCTTATAAACCAAATGAGAGGAGAACAGGCCCTAGACAGTGTTTCCTATGTGATTGCATTGGACACCTGTACAGAGAGCTGCTGCTTTAGGAATCAGGTTAAAAGACAATTGAATAATGGATataatggaaacaataactggaATAGTAATGATAATTACAACAATAATAGATGgaatattaataacaacaatactcAAACTAGGTATATCAATCAATGTCAAAATGCTTGTTGCAAGGGAAAACAAGCACCTGATTTAAATACCATGCAGTCTTGGGTAAATGCTGGAGCAAGGCCTTAATATAGCCAGGTTATAAAGGGTGACCAGAATAAGAATAGTGTCTTATGAAGGTTTCCCCTGAGAACACACGATAATGAATAAAGTAATGAGTGTGATATAattgaaaatgagttgaggataaatgaaattgggagtaatgacaataaaatacatggtgatacaaatgaattaattaaatcaaaggaggatataactggtgtaaataattgtacagagaaagaacattgtaatataaatttaatagaaaatcatGTGTATAATAAGAGAATAtaacctaaataataataatgaaattctaaatgggaacaatgatattaagatggagaatttaaggaccaatgagagtaatataaaagctgatgatgcaaaatcctgggaaagtcatgtaattcaaacAAGTGTAGACTTAGATGgtgtaactgtgaaaatgtgggtttgtgaattgccaaaactataaaggtttcagccaaactgtaaagataatttttagtgtcttgatttaaatcaaaaataagtggtcgccatgggaaaattcccaaatatgaaaatacccaagtcagctgggttttatggagattttaattaatataaatgaaggaattaaagggggagagagagggggggagagagagagagagagagagagagagagagagagagagagagagagagagagagagagagagagagagagagaatagtaaaaagggcctaggccaaatggcctgaGCCTTCagggagactagtcagtctttatcactcaccacaagatcgtcttcaagctgggttctttcactccaaactgaaattagcttccaaactgaattcaattgccctgAGCTTGTTCCTTCACTttgttttaaagagatttttctcttatgtcacctcccccaaattttcacatctaccaatcacagtagacgctttctcccaggactgcccatcctCAGTTCctatcttctttggttctcaccttctctggttagactaaaacttcacacctcttttgttaagtttgccttctctaagttgcttgaccttttagtgattaatttaaccatGTATTTCTTCCTCAGCCACCTTTCCTTCAGTGAGATCTTAACCACAACTTGTACTGTTCCTAAGATGTTGGTTGATTTTCtatcagagaaaaaataaacatctCTTTTGCTGGATGGTTctcacatttttatttctacttcctttctgggtgtactgaatttattctcttttctgtcaTGTCTTATGATCATTATATTGTTATCTGTAATCCCTTCAATATCCCACTATCATGACCTGTCCACTCTGTGTTCGACTTGCCATCCTATCTTGGTTAGGTAGTTTTCTGCTCATCTTTCCATCTACAGTCCTTAAGGGGGTACTGCCATATTGTGAGTCCAATGTGATTGACCATTTCTTCTGTGATAGTGCTCCCCTACTATACCTGGCATGTGCTGACATCAGAGCCATTGAACTGTTGGACTTCCTCAGCTCCCTTGTACTTCTCATTGGCTCACTAACACTAACTGTGGTCTCCTATGTCTATATCATCTCCACAATTCTGAAGATCCCTTCAGGTCAAGGTCATTGCAAAGCATTTGCCACTTGTGCCTCACAATTCACCATGCTATCTTTGAGCTATGGGATCTCCATCTTTGTCTATGTTCCTCCCTCACAAAGAAGTAGCCTTCATTTCAACAAGATCCTCTTTGTCCTCTCAAGCATTGTCACACCTCTGTTGAATCCCTTCATCTTCAGTCTGAGGAATGAAACAATGAAAGAGGCATTGAAGCTTCAGTCTGAGGAATGAAACAATGAAAGAGGCATTGAAGGATACTTCAACCAAGATCCAGACATTTCTCAAGAGCCTGAGGTTCAATTGATTTCTTGTTAGCTATTCTATTCCTGGACATGAACAAACTTGCTTCTGAGATTTAATATCTAAAATGATCAGCATCCTGATAGTAATTCAAATGTTGGAATGGAAAGGACCATAAAGATCATCTAGATTAACATCAtcactttataggtgaggaaatagaggtaaaaaatagaaatatcttGGAGTTCAAGTATATCACTTTTCTGAATGCTAATATATACCTACAATCTAGCACAGTACCTTATTTAACACATATTTTAGTGTGTTTGGATATTTGTCCAATAATTGTATAGAATTTTATGACATTAAGGTACCAGATGATTATGAATGGCATAGCATTTATATCAATGGCTTCATTTAGTTTGATTCTTTTCTAGTTGGAAGTCAATCTCAGATTATTTGTATCATTTTATGGAGAACATAAGTGATGgggaaagtaaaaatataaactactacaaataataataattagtctTCAAATCATTCTCAAAGTTTGGGATGTATAGGAATGTTTTACTCTATTTAATAAACTAGTGTTCAAATAGTTGGGATGGGGATAAGCATCATTCATAATAATGTTATTCCACTTTCTCCAAGAAGTCTTCTCACATTGGTCAAAATTAGGAATGGGATGAAGTTTCTATCAATCACTTACCAACCTGAAGACAGGACTCTAAGAAATTAACTTCATATGTTGTTGAAGAGATTGTGAAtctagcatagtggataaaggcaccaggcctggagtcacaaggacctgtattcaaatagacctcagacatttcctaattatgtgaccctgggcaagcctctATTGCCTACCCATTGattctcttcagtcttagaaatgatgctaagatagaaggtaagagttataaagaaaagaaagggaactttaaaagggatcatgaagaaaagaaagtaaggaaggaTTGCCAATCCCCAAATCCATCACAGTAAATTTTAGCCTTTATGCATATTTAAGAAATAGTTATTAGGGGCAAATTTGGTGGGATTTCAAATCCCACCCCAAATAGGAGACTTCAAGGAATACCATTAAAAAaa
It includes:
- the LOC100010956 gene encoding olfactory receptor 11L1, coding for MEFWNATTIMKFQLLGFQNISEWQNFLFAIFLFFYILTIIGNILIIVVVSQDQRLHLPMYSFLKHLSFLEIWYTTTIVPLLLTNLLSQGLSISFSACMIQLYFFVFFGATECFLLAMMAYDRYLAVCNPLHYTTLMSSEVCIKLIFGSWITGIGTGFLPALMISELNFCGPNQINHFFCDLPPLMQLSCSSTFITEITIFILSIAVLCICFLLTLVSYVFIVSSVLRIPSASGRIKTFSTCGSHLAVVTIYYGTMISMYVRPNAHKSPELNKIISIFYTVVTPLLNPVIYSLRNKDFKEAVRKVIKRKCSMYSV